The genomic window CAAACATAAAATGAGATTTGGTGGTAAGTCACCATTTGTTTGTTCCAAATCTATAGACATAATAACTTTCATGTCAAATGTGTTGTATAACTCGAATGTGTTGTAGAATTGTTTTTCGATAAATATGTTTTTAGCCATTGATATTTTAGTATGGTTGTAAATTTATCCATTCACATATCACTCCGTGAATCAAATTTTAGTTcagagaagaaagaaagaaagaaaaggagagcGCTTTAATGATAAAAAAGAAGTCATCAGTGCATCCCGTAGATGGGTAAAAAATTCAGAATAAAAACATTTATTTTTGTTATCACACTATTTAATATAATAACAATTTAGGAAATTGCAGGGATTtgtctggctattttgtttttcattttatgctaTCGTGAAACAGTAAGGACCTGGTGAAATCGGTTTCCATGGTGAGTATTGTCCATTACATAGGTTTTTAGACTTTTCACGTGAAGTATTCGTGGTAACTACagatattgcttttgcatgatggGACGGTATGAGTTGTGGAAgtagtttttattatacttgctcaaaCATCACGCGCATGAAGCTAAAGATAACTCTCCTGATACTGTACGAGAATTTCTTAAGTGCATCAAGTACATCTCAATAATTTGTAATAGATTTTTAGTTGGATCATCACTATTTATGTATACATTGTCAATTTGCCATTTTGTTGTAAGTTTACATTACAAGCGAAGTGGACTTGAACTACTATGCAATTGTGACCGTGTTATATTGTCTCTACCTGTGAAATTTAACATCCACTATCTTTATATAACTTCAGCAAAATATTTTAGAAGCCCGTGATagcgcacgggcattctactagtcttCATAAGTTATAACTACTCTAAAAACCAGAAAACAAATAAAACAATGAAAACAAAGAAAAGCTGGCGAAAAACTAGAAACGGAAAAATAAACCGATGGGAAGCTATAGAAGCTTCCCAAAACCCATTGGTGGCTTCACAAAAATGTGCATATATGGGTCGGCCCAATAAATCTAGCATAGTGAATGGGGGTATGCGTTGTCTACTGTTTTGCCCGTAACTCGTGATATTGGCACCAAATTGGAGTTGCCCCTTTTCGTTAGTCGTGGCACAAGTTTCTCACTTGCAGTCATGTGGCTGATACCATCCCAGGCCCAGACAACGAGTTTCTCGCTTGCAGTCATTTGGCTTCGGCGAGCATGCGAAATTGTCATCCTAACCATGTGGGCACTTTAGAAGCACCACAATGGTTGCGGTGAGCACCCTTCCGTTGCTCGCCGCATGCAAGGCATACAAGATGAAGCCCGTTGCTGGGTCAAGGCTAGCACCAAAGAATTGGCACATCTTCCGCCAGGGGCGTTGCTTTTTTCCTTCCATTGTTCATCATGTGCACAAAATATAACCATGTTAACAATGTCCTACCTTGCGTGGTGAATTCTGTAATGGAAGATtataataacacttttatttaattaataTATGAGCTGGTGTTTTCCAAGAAAAAAAGCCTTCCATATGGCAAGCCCTACTTTTCAGATCCACTCACCCTATAACAACCTCTACCAATGATGTACCCGCTTGAGAACTATGTCGTTTTGACGCTTCTAGAGCTTTCACGGAACCATGGAGCTGATGGAACAAAGATATTTCATCCTAATAATATAATTTGTTGTCGTGCTGCACCACTCCACCACCAATGAGTGTCCGACAGAGTCCACTCAACGTTGCCCCAGGTGTTTAGCAGTTCCTGCCAGACCGAACGAGCACGGGCACATTCAACCAGCAAGTGATTGATAGTCTCCTGGTGTTGATCGCAACACCGACAGGTGGGCTAGCCCAGCAAACCTCGATGAGACAAGCGATTTCATGTCCATCGTCTACTCTTCCACCCACTAACCATGCGAAGAAGATGCAATTCCGTGGAGCCTTGGAGTTACAACTTATTTTAGCTATAGGCATCACCTACTCCCAGTGCGTCAAGCAACATGAACTGAATGGATTGAAAACAAGCCATCCATCCCAATCTCTCATGGTTGAAGTATTCCTGAATCTCCTCCTCAGTTAGAGGTCAACATCATATCAAGCCTTCCCCGATGGCACTGGAGGGAGGCGGTCTCTGCGTCCAAAAGGTCACTCAACCACATGTCCTCGCAAAATATGGTGGGGTTGACATCTCCAACCATCGCACATGAGCTCATTGCATACCTATTTGTTTTTTATAAACACCTGTAACTATATTCATACTTATAACTACTACATAGACTTATTTGGATATAAGatccaagaaaatacaaagtaGGTCGGCGGGTACCTATGTTTTAGTTTGGGAAGACTTGGCCATCAGGTCGTGATCCTATATGGTCCCAAAGAGGCTCCATGTCCGCACATTTGTATCAAATTCCAACCCCTGCTTTCATAGGATCAATGCGCTTCAACCTCTTTTTTGAGGGGTAAAGCCATTTTTATTGATCAAAAGCCACAACGAGTGGGATGATCATGAGGTTGGCCAAACCACACATAAGCCCCTGAGCTAAAGAAAGGAGACACTTAGCTAAACTGTGTGCTTCTACATTAACAACACGAATCTGAAAGCTAAAAATACAAGGAAAGGAGAAGCTCGGGCTTTGATTTCACTAATGATCACTCTGTACCTACCCTGGTTGCTTCTTGAGAAGTCGCCGACAACCTATTTGGAATCTGATCGAGGCAGTGACAAAGTTATGTAGTTGAAGATCTTCTGCCAAAGATATAGCCTCCGGAATAGCTATCGCCTCCAACTTGCGTGATCACGGACCCCCACAATGATCACTTGATCAGTGCTCTTCAACCACACCCCGTTGCTAGCATCGGTGTGTTTAGCTATCGCAAGTTTGGTAATTCCAGTTCACCGGCCCACTGCAGAATTCTCTCCTCTCACATCAGCCTGCCAACACAACTAGTGTTACACGCTAGAAACGGCCACAACCGAAGATCTTACATAGCAGAAGCAAATCACATGCCATAGTGAATAAAGCACCCCAAAATGGTTTCAACTTTAGGTTTTGCAAGTAGTGCCGTCAGATAAATAGTTGCACAAAAGTATCTTAACAAGCATGTACGCAAGTAGTACTTGTTTAAGACACTAGAGGATGAGATCGAGAGCTCTCAAACAGAACAGGATGGTGTGCAAAGAACATTTATTGTCGCCAATCTTATGCAGAGAGAGAATGGATTATGGACGGTGTCAATCTTTCTTGACGAAATCCCGCAGCTTGGTCAGCCATAGTTGATTGCAGAGTATGTCCTTGCTGATCAAGTACTGGTGCAACAACTTCATGTTCATGGGAGTGACCCCACGCAGCTCCAGATACTTGCGGAATGTCTCCTGTAGGTTGTCATCCAGCTCACTGCGTGCCTCCTGCAGGgtctcatccagctcactgcttgCAGCACATGGACAAAGAGCAATTATACGGCAGTTAACCCAAGCTCTCTACTAGTAGTAATTAACTTTTGAAAGGATTAAAGTGAACAAATAGATAGTTATCCAGGTTTAATCTGCTGCCTATATGCATTCATACCTGAAACCACGATCATCTTCCTCATGTCCCATGGCCCCTGATGGTGGGAGTCTCACGGACAAGGTATCGATGAAGATGTTGCCATTGTCAGGATAGGCAGTGCAGGTGAATTTAAGGTTTGATCCATCGGCCTTGGAAACCGTGACCATGAGAGGCATGCTACTGTCCCCTTCGTCTTCATCCGATGTATACCTAGAATCGGAGGATTCCTCCTCGTCCCCGTCTGGTTTGAGCATGGAAACCACGACCTCAATCTGCTCACCCTTCAAACTTCTTGTAAGAGTTATGTCTTTAAGCCCCTCCTCTTTGAGGATTTCGAATGGGAAGTCACTAGGAATCCCGTCAACCTGTTTTAAGATGGAAGGAAAAATCCAGGTTACAAACAATAACAATTGCTCCGAGAATTAACATGAAACCATGTTCACAACAGATTTAGAAGGAATAGGAAAAAGGCCAGGAAGTTGATTATTTTTGAGTCCTCGAAAAAAAAGGCAGTACCATGCATATTTTTATTCAGTTtgactaattcacatctagatgttttttaaggatgtcacatctaagctcccacaaatatataatgcagcaacaaaaaacaaaaaaacaaggaaaaaaatagaccacaaacggAGTGGACATCAGTTTAGATttgacataattatgtcacatccAGATGCGTCCTAGACAGACCCATTTTTATTTGAGGAACCAAttaagtttttttttgagaaatcagtACCATGCGTATTCACAATTAATCATGTAAAGATTGCAGATCTGAtgcgaaataaaaataaaatgattgTGCAAAACCTTACAGTTCTAAACTTCTGTAGGCAAGCCTATCCTTAATTAGAAAATTAAGATTAATTCTTTCAAGAGTAGGTCATGGATGAACGCATCAGGATCATAGAAAATCCATAAAATAAGCACGGACAGTAAGGAGATCAATCTCTACATCACATCATTTGTGTCACAACTCACAACTCACAAGTGCAGGAAATCTGTGAAATCCTCCCTGTTCGAGTAAAAACAACAAATAATAGGCCTAGCAGATGCCAGATGGGCGAATTAGATCGGCGGACGTACATACCAGGCCACTGTCGCGGGACCGCATCACGGAGTCGATGACGTCGATGACCTCCCAGTCGTGGATGGTGGCGTTGACAGATTCGGCGTGGGCGCGGAGGGGGGTAGCGTTGGTGCGGTGCACGGTGGCCTCGTCGCGGCAGGAGTCCACCTTGGCGCGGAGGGCACagacggagaaggaggaggagctccgcttTGTCGAGGAGAAGGTCGCAGCCGCGACCCTAGGACGGATCACGGCGGAggcgcggcgagcggcggcgaggagGGCCATGGCGCGAACTTACAGCGGGGACGAAGGGGTTTAGCTGTGGGTTTTGCTAAGCACAAGGTGACTATACCGTGACTTTTATCCCTCAACGTGTTTCTTGAAAAAGAAGAAAGGGACTCCGTTTTTTGCGGGAAAGAAAATCTGGAATTTGACGCATTTTCCGGCTTCTTCGCTGGTTCTGTTTAGGCTGCAGGATTTCCTTGGTAGGCTACTCCGGATGGAAATCTCAACAATAATATTTTTGTACATAATAAAGCGAATATCCATTTCTGAGCCCAGACTCATCTACACCTGGTcaagaaaaaatacaaaaaatatccaAAAAATATCCAAAAACAATTGCATGGTAAATAATTTGGTGTGTGAGGTGGGCTTCAAATTTTAGATCATTTAGACATACGAGTATCTCTCAGCAAAAAAGATATATTGGCtcaaaacagtacatgaacagtaaaccTTTTTACGGACCCCAAATTTGTCTTTTTAACCAAGAGCTACTAAAATGTCCTGATCTTAAACATGAAGCGTACCTCAGGCATCAAATTATCTACTATGaattttttgttgaaaattttaaaattttctagtaTTCATTTTGAATGTTTCCTTCATCAAGGGtacagatgagcctgggcaccgaatcaCTGCTCTCATAATAAAGCCTCCaacatattattattttttgaaacgAAGGCAAAATATTTGCCTCATGCATTAATTAAGGAGTTTAGAGTTGCTTTTATAAAAAAAGCCG from Triticum aestivum cultivar Chinese Spring chromosome 3B, IWGSC CS RefSeq v2.1, whole genome shotgun sequence includes these protein-coding regions:
- the LOC123064697 gene encoding uncharacterized protein At2g39795, mitochondrial-like isoform X2; this encodes MALLAAARRASAVIRPRVAAATFSSTKRSSSSFSVCALRAKVDSCRDEATVHRTNATPLRAHAESVNATIHDWEVIDVIDSVMRSRDSGLVDGIPSDFPFEILKEEGLKDITLTRSLKGEQIEVVVSMLKPDGDEEESSDSRYTSDEDEGDSSMPLMVTVSKADGSNLKFTCTAYPDNGNIFIDTLSVRLPPSGAMGHEEDDRGFSELDETLQEARSELDDNLQETFRKYLELRGVTPMNMKLLHQYLISKDILCNQLWLTKLRDFVKKD
- the LOC123064697 gene encoding uncharacterized protein At2g39795, mitochondrial-like isoform X1 → MALLAAARRASAVIRPRVAAATFSSTKRSSSSFSVCALRAKVDSCRDEATVHRTNATPLRAHAESVNATIHDWEVIDVIDSVMRSRDSGLVDGIPSDFPFEILKEEGLKDITLTRSLKGEQIEVVVSMLKPDGDEEESSDSRYTSDEDEGDSSMPLMVTVSKADGSNLKFTCTAYPDNGNIFIDTLSVRLPPSGAMGHEEDDRGFSSELDETLQEARSELDDNLQETFRKYLELRGVTPMNMKLLHQYLISKDILCNQLWLTKLRDFVKKD